A window of the Lolium perenne isolate Kyuss_39 chromosome 7, Kyuss_2.0, whole genome shotgun sequence genome harbors these coding sequences:
- the LOC127316148 gene encoding histidine-containing phosphotransfer protein 1 produces MAATMKLSTLGYAASMLSTGLFDEQFQKLLLLQNKSDPNFVTETITMFCEDGEQTIGELTKQLGKQCVNFDEVAAFVHKLEGCSASVGAKRVKNTCIQFLEFCKEKSIDGCLKTLDTLRVVFDEVSGKFKDMLELEQQQAGATK; encoded by the exons ATGGCAGCCACGATGAAGCTCAGCACCCTTGGTTATGCAGCCAGCATGTTAAGCACG GGTTTGTTCGACGAGCAGTTCCAGAAGTTGCTTCTGCTCCAGAACAAGAGCGACCCGAACTTCGTTACCGAGACCATCACCATGTTCTGCGAGGACGGCGAGCAGACCATTGGTGAGCTCACCAAGCAGCT GGGCAAGCAATGCGTTAACTTCGACGAGGTAGCTGCTTTTGTGCATAAGCTTGAGGGCTGCAGTGCAAG TGTTGGTGCTAAGAGAGTGAAGAATACCTGCATTCAATTCCTTGAGTTTTGTAAGGAGAAGAGCATAGATGG GTGCCTGAAGACACTGGATACTCTGAGGGTTGTTTTCGATGAAGTGAGCGGCAAGTTTAAGGATATGCTTGAG CTGGAGCAGCAGCAAGCCGGAGCAACAAAGTGA